The region TACTGACACGATCCTAAGGCAGAAACCAACTGCCTCTCGTAGCCGATCCTCTGCCTGCGCTCAGCCAAGAGCGCGCGCACCTTCAGTTCCAGGCTGTCTGATTTTTTCAGGCCTTGCGCCGCCCACGGCGGGACCTCGACGCCTTTGGTCTTGCAGGGAACCAGCAACGGCACCTCAACACGGACGGTGCGCACCTCGGGCGGTCGGCCCGTGCATCCGGCCAACACCACGGCCAGTACCACCAGCAAAGTCTTCATAGACCCAGCTCCTTATCAATGATCGCGCTGGCAGCCTGGGCGGGATCACCGCCGGTTCGCTCCCGCAATAGATTGTTGGCTGCCGCGTAGTCTGGCTGGGCCTCCTGCCGTGCTTTCTCCTGCGCCAATGCAGCGTTCCGCTGCCGAAGCTCACCGGCCTGCACCAGTTCGCCGAGCTTCCTGCCCTGCTCCCCGGCCAACGCCTCAAGGTTGTCCCGGGCCGACTTGGTGTTAGCAAGGTCGAGTTGGGCCGTGTCGAGCAGCGGCCGGTAGTGACGCGCGGCGAGCCATACGCCGGCCCCAGCGCCCACTGCCAACACCAAGAGAGCGGCCAGCACCATCCCGGCCAGCTTCTGCATCGGCGTCACGCCAGCACCTTCAGCGCCTTGTCGTACAGCTCCTGGCGATCAGCCTTACCGGTGAGCCCGCCATTGATGCGCCGCGTGATCTTCGTGAACTCACCCTGATCTGCCAACGTGTTGAGCCCCCGCGTCAACCAGAACCAGGCAGCCGACATCGCGGCGTGCTGCGGCTGCTCAAGCAGCTCCGGATTATTGACCAGGTCCAGGCCCAGGGCTTCGCCGCACGCTGCGTAGTTCGCCCGACCGGTGATCTGGATCAGGCCCCTGCCACGGAACTTGGAACCATCCCCCTTCATGGTGTTGCCCAGATCGGCACGACCTTCGTATGTGAGCTGCTGCGCCGTCGGCCCCCAGATCTCGCGCACGTAGCGCAGTTGGCCGGACTCATGCCCGACCTGGGCGATGAACGCGGCGACCCGCGCCGTGCCCACGATTCCGTAGCGGTTCATGGCGGTGTTCAGTGCAGGAACAAAAACGCCGGCTTGTCGGCCGGCGTTAGGGAGGATCTGCAGCAACTGCTGCTCGGTAATCGGCATACTTTTCTCCAGGCGAAAAAAAGCCCGCTCAATGGCGGGCTTTTTAATCTTGGTTAATTTACTTTGCGGCGACCGAATAGCGCGTTGCCGCTACTTTAGACTTGCTTGGCTTGTGCATGTATCTATCTTCGATTAGAAGATAAGAGGCCGTCGAAACAATTGTGGCAAGTGCCAGGGTTCCGCCAGCTAGCATCGCGTACTTAGCAATGGACAAAGTGCCCAAATCTACGACGTAGAAATTTACTGCGCCAAGCACAGCAAATAGTAGCATTGAGTGAAGCAGGTAGAAGCTGTAACTGACAGTGCCCATACCGACAAACACTTTAAGATTGAGAATGCTAGGGCGCGAAATAGTCAAGGCTGTAAACAACACGGAAACACAGAGCCATTGCTCCAGCCCATAGTTTGTTTTTTGCCCAGACCGATAATATATGAAGACAACCGCAGCCAGAGCGACCACGCCCGCGATTACTCTTACGTTCCTGCCAAAATTCTTGCCGGCTATTAACGAGCACAGCGCGCCAGGGATGAAGAACGACCAGGAGCTTACCCCGGAGATCGAAAGGTCGGCGATGGCAAAAGCAATGATCGCTGTGAAGGTGGCCTTTTTGCTTTTCTTAACTGCCAAATAGATAAGGGGCAGCACGAAGTAAAAGCGCCACTCGATAGCCAGCGTCCATGTAACGCCGAGCAATCGACTGAAGTTGAAGCCATTAATGGTTGGC is a window of Pseudomonas antarctica DNA encoding:
- a CDS encoding glycoside hydrolase family 19 protein; the encoded protein is MPITEQQLLQILPNAGRQAGVFVPALNTAMNRYGIVGTARVAAFIAQVGHESGQLRYVREIWGPTAQQLTYEGRADLGNTMKGDGSKFRGRGLIQITGRANYAACGEALGLDLVNNPELLEQPQHAAMSAAWFWLTRGLNTLADQGEFTKITRRINGGLTGKADRQELYDKALKVLA
- a CDS encoding acyltransferase family protein, yielding MEPIQALQTSEVWMLLAFLLVCAFIPMLVMSRTVTTLIPEGHMQTRWIDGLRGLAAAIVSLNHAPYVIGNLAVVPKAFYVSPNDDRFLLMSGALGVQMFFCITGLLFAGKILSEKPVDWSDFYAKRVRRVVPAYIAAVLLAIVIAAWFSWPITQSPTEMLAATPNLFSFGLLYMPTINGFNFSRLLGVTWTLAIEWRFYFVLPLIYLAVKKSKKATFTAIIAFAIADLSISGVSSWSFFIPGALCSLIAGKNFGRNVRVIAGVVALAAVVFIYYRSGQKTNYGLEQWLCVSVLFTALTISRPSILNLKVFVGMGTVSYSFYLLHSMLLFAVLGAVNFYVVDLGTLSIAKYAMLAGGTLALATIVSTASYLLIEDRYMHKPSKSKVAATRYSVAAK